One part of the Bacteroidales bacterium genome encodes these proteins:
- a CDS encoding DUF4372 domain-containing protein, with protein MGKDTEIKLVGQPIFKQVLDLIERVNIPGLVKKNSADRYYKAFRAKTQLITMLFGILSRCDSMNEIC; from the coding sequence ATGGGTAAAGATACAGAAATAAAATTAGTCGGACAGCCGATTTTTAAACAAGTACTCGACTTGATTGAAAGAGTAAACATACCAGGGTTGGTTAAAAAGAATAGTGCTGACCGCTATTATAAGGCTTTTCGGGCCAAAACACAGCTTATTACCATGTTGTTTGGTATTTTAAGCCGATGTGACTCAATGAATGAGATATGTG